The segment TAGAGGCCCGTGCTGTCCGCCGTCAGGCTCGTGATGCCGGAGTTGGGGCCGGCGTCGCGGACAGTCGAGTTCATCGCCCAGGGCAGGCTCTTGCCGGTCGCGGTGTCGAGCGCGGCGATGCCGTAGCCCGGGTTCGTCTGGCCGTTCATCGACGTGAACGTGCCACCGGCGACGACCTTCGAACCGTCGGGCGCCACCACGAGGGCGTTCACCGATCCGCCGAGAGCGCGCGGAGCCCAGGTGGTGAGGCCGCCGTTCGTCGTCGAGACGGCGGCCGCGCCGATGCGGGTCTTGCCGTTCACGGTCGTGAAGGTCCCACCGAGGTAGACGGTGGTCCCGCGCGCGGCGAGCGAGCTCACGGTGTAGTTCACGGTGGGGCGGAACGTGGTCGTCGGCGCCCCGGTCGTCGGGTTGAGCTTGGCGATGTGACTGTAGGCGGTGGAGCCGATCTTCGTGAAGGCACCGGCGACGTAGACGCTCTTGCCGTCGGGCGCGGCGACGATCGCCTTGACCTGGCCGTTGAGCTGCGGGGCGAAGGAGGTGTTGAGGACGCCGGTGACGACGTTGTACGACAGCAGGTTCCAGCGCTTGACCGTCTTCGTGCCCGGGGCGGCTCCCGTCGGGCGGGCGCTCGTGAACTCGCCCCCGGCGTAGATGGTGGCGCCGATGATGGCCTGCGTGGTCACGAGCCCGTCGATCTGCGGCGTCGGGAGCGAGTCGGCCGAGACGGTCGTCGGCGTCGCCGGGTTCGCGGCGTTCTTCGGCGCCGAGTCGGCGGAGGCCGCCTGGCCGCTCGCGAGGGTGCCGGCGACGAGCAGCGCCGCGACGGTGGCGGCGGCCGCGAGGGGCAGGCGGCGGAGAAGTGGCCGGGATTTCGCCACGGGGGTGCCTCGTTCCTGGGGAAAGAGGCGCGCGGGGTGAGCGCGCGCAACGGGTTCGGGTCTCGCTGTCAGGCGTCGGCCGCGCGGGTACACGACCGCTCGTCGCGCGGGTCACACGGCGAGCAGGAATCGGCCCGTGGGTAAGCGAGTCGACGTTTCCTCGCCTCAGAGTACGGCGCCCTCGACCGAACTGGCTAGTCCCGGTGGCAGAAAAGTCCACCGAAAGGCGGACTAGAAGTCGTTCAGGTGCGACCGGAGTCCTCGACCGCCGAACGAGGACCGCAGGATGCCCCGCCGACGAAGCACGGGCACGAGCGCGTCCAGCGTCCGGTGCACGGTCGACGGGTGCAGGTCGCCGTTGAAGATGAAGCCGTCGTTGTCGGCGTCGTCGCCGAGCTCCTCCAGGAAGTCGGCCACCTGCTCGACGGTGCCGACGCTGCCGCTGCCGTCGCTGATCCTGCCCTTGCGGTACTTCGCGCGGAACAGCTCGCGGAGCGGCGTCGCGGGGTCGGCCGAGCCGACCAGGCTCTTGATGCTGCCCTGCGACACGTGCTGGCCGAAGACGGCGACGTCGAGCGGACGGTCGAGGTCGAGGCGCGTGAGGTCGGTCTCGGTGATGATGGACTGGCGCTCGATGACCTCCTGGAGGTCGCGATCCGCAGGATGCGCGCTCCCCTCGACCAGGCGGTCGACCTCCTCCCGGCTCGCCACGATCTCGGGCGTGAAGACGAAGAGGATCGTGATGGCCCGGGGATCGCGCCCCTCGGCCTCGGCGGCCGCGTGGATCCTCGCGCGATAGGCCCGCACGCTCTCGACCGTCAGCGGCGCCAGGGCGAGCTGCACGTCGGAGTTGTGCCCGGCGAAGGCGAGACCGCGGCCGGAGCCGCCGGGGCTGACGATCACGGGATCGTCGCCGCCGTCGAACGGCGTGGCGTTCAGGGGCCCGTCGAGCGAGAAGTACTCGCCCCGGTGCTGGAACGCGTCGAGCTTCGTACCGTCGGCGAAGCGCCACGACTCGGTGTCCTCCAGCACGGCGCCGTCCGCCCAGCTGTGCCAGAGCCTCCGCACGACCTGCATCCACTCCTCCGCGCGGTCGTAGGAGGCGTCGTGGTCGAGCTCGGGAATGCCGAAGTGCCGGCTGCCCTTCACGTCGGTCACGACGTTGAGGCCGACCCGGTAGTCGCCGAGGTGCTGCAGGGTCGCGAACTGGCGGGCCGCGAGGTAGGGCGGATGGACTCCGGCGTTGACCGTGGGGGCGACGCCGAGGTGCTCGGTCGCCGCGAACAGGTAGGGGGTCAGGAGCAGCGGGTCGAGTTTCGGGGCCCCCAGGGCGCTCCGCACGCGCAGGTCGAGCTGCTCGGCCGGGCCGGGGGAGAGGCTGTCCTCGATGATGAGGAGATCGAGGCCGGCCTGCTCCAGCGCCTTCGCGGATTGCTGGTAGACGGCCGGGCGATCCCAGCGGTGCCCCCAGAGGTAGTCGTCGCGGAGCCAGCCCTGCGGGCCGAACCCACGGCCGAAGAACCACCCGAAGTGCTGGAGACGTGCCATGCGTCGATCATGCCGTGTCGCGTCGGGAGCCGCGTCGGGAGCGTAGCCGCGCGCAACATTGCGTCGACGCGCAGCCGCGCTGCCTAGGCTGGTGCGGTGACCCAGAACCCGCGCGTGTACGTGATCCATGAGAACCCGGAGTGGTTCCCGCCGCTCCGAAAGGCCTTCGAGGCCGAGGGGGTGCCCGTCGAGGAGGTGCTGCTCACCGAGGGCGGGATCGATCTGACGGCGGCTCCTGCGCCCGGTGTCTACTGGTCGAGGATGTCGGCCAGCGCCCACACGCGCGGCAACGGCTTCTCGAAGGAGTTCACCCGGGCCACCCTGTCGTGGTTGGAGGCGTCGGGCGTCCGCGTCGTCAACGGGCGCGGCGTCATCGACCTCGAGGTGAGCAAGGTGGAGCAGCACCTCGCGCTCCAGCGCCTCGGCTTCGACGTGCCGCGCACGAGCGCGGTCTTCGGCACGCGCGATCTCGTGTCGACCGCGCGCGCCTTCGGCACCCCGTTCATCAGCAAGCACAACCAGGGCGGCAAGGGCCTCGGAGTGCGGCGCTGGGACGACCTCGACGAGTTCGCCGCCTGGGTCTCCTCGCCGGAGTTCGAGGAGTCCCCCGACGGGATCACGCTCATCCAGGAGCTGCTGGTCGGAGCCGAGTCGTTCGTCACCCGGGCCGAGTTCGTCGGCTCCGAGTTCGTCTACGCCGTGCGCGTCGACACCTCGGGCGACACCTTCGAGTTCTGCCCGGCGGACGCCTGCGCCCTCCCGGGCCAGGCCCCCCTCTTCCAGCTGCGCGAGCGCACCGCGTCCGGCGACCCGATCGCGGAGCACCCCCTGATCAAGCGCCTCCCCGAGTTCCTCCGCGCCTACGACATCGAGATCGCCGGCATCGAGTTCATCGAGACGGTCGACGGCCGCACCGTCGTCTACGACGTCAACACCAACACGAACTACAACCCCGACGTCGAGTCGGCGTCCGAGAGATCCGGCCCGCGGGAGATCGCGGCCTTCCTCGGGAGGCTCCTGGCCGACGAGTTCGCGAGCGAGGTCGCCGCATGAGATTCGGTTTCTGGACCCCCATCTTCGGCGGATGGCTCCGCAACGTCGACGACGAGAAGATGCCCGTCACCTTCGAC is part of the Frondihabitans sp. 762G35 genome and harbors:
- a CDS encoding LLM class flavin-dependent oxidoreductase, encoding MARLQHFGWFFGRGFGPQGWLRDDYLWGHRWDRPAVYQQSAKALEQAGLDLLIIEDSLSPGPAEQLDLRVRSALGAPKLDPLLLTPYLFAATEHLGVAPTVNAGVHPPYLAARQFATLQHLGDYRVGLNVVTDVKGSRHFGIPELDHDASYDRAEEWMQVVRRLWHSWADGAVLEDTESWRFADGTKLDAFQHRGEYFSLDGPLNATPFDGGDDPVIVSPGGSGRGLAFAGHNSDVQLALAPLTVESVRAYRARIHAAAEAEGRDPRAITILFVFTPEIVASREEVDRLVEGSAHPADRDLQEVIERQSIITETDLTRLDLDRPLDVAVFGQHVSQGSIKSLVGSADPATPLRELFRAKYRKGRISDGSGSVGTVEQVADFLEELGDDADNDGFIFNGDLHPSTVHRTLDALVPVLRRRGILRSSFGGRGLRSHLNDF
- a CDS encoding ATP-grasp domain-containing protein, whose protein sequence is MTQNPRVYVIHENPEWFPPLRKAFEAEGVPVEEVLLTEGGIDLTAAPAPGVYWSRMSASAHTRGNGFSKEFTRATLSWLEASGVRVVNGRGVIDLEVSKVEQHLALQRLGFDVPRTSAVFGTRDLVSTARAFGTPFISKHNQGGKGLGVRRWDDLDEFAAWVSSPEFEESPDGITLIQELLVGAESFVTRAEFVGSEFVYAVRVDTSGDTFEFCPADACALPGQAPLFQLRERTASGDPIAEHPLIKRLPEFLRAYDIEIAGIEFIETVDGRTVVYDVNTNTNYNPDVESASERSGPREIAAFLGRLLADEFASEVAA